Proteins encoded by one window of Archaeoglobus veneficus SNP6:
- a CDS encoding Lrp/AsnC family transcriptional regulator has protein sequence MVGLFELDEKDKKILEILEENPEISQNEIAKLVGLSQPSVGARIKKMKELGIINHTYGINIRNPGLYILKVDVKCRQPRELLKLFEGCPFFLNGFIVAGNRNLTMMFIGEDLSTLEAIVDQHIRPSPDVYDIDVGIVVRAERDTVVPMKIHIEPADVPSCGSSCGDCDYWINELCLGCPITGHYRGKIWK, from the coding sequence ATGGTGGGGCTCTTCGAACTTGATGAAAAGGATAAGAAGATACTTGAAATTTTAGAGGAAAATCCCGAAATATCACAGAATGAGATAGCGAAGCTCGTAGGACTCTCTCAACCTTCGGTGGGTGCAAGAATAAAGAAAATGAAGGAACTCGGAATTATAAACCACACCTACGGCATCAACATAAGAAATCCCGGCCTGTATATACTGAAAGTTGATGTCAAATGCAGGCAGCCGAGAGAACTTCTTAAGCTCTTCGAAGGATGTCCGTTCTTCCTGAATGGATTCATCGTCGCAGGAAACAGAAATCTCACCATGATGTTCATCGGTGAAGACCTCTCTACTCTCGAGGCAATAGTTGACCAGCACATAAGGCCGAGTCCCGACGTTTACGACATAGACGTTGGAATAGTTGTAAGGGCGGAGAGAGATACTGTTGTGCCCATGAAAATCCACATAGAACCTGCTGACGTGCCATCGTGCGGTTCAAGCTGCGGGGATTGTGACTACTGGATAAACGAGCTGTGCCTTGGCTGTCCGATAACAGGCCACTACAGAGGCAAGATATGGAAGTAA
- the pgsA gene encoding archaetidylinositol phosphate synthase, producing the protein MLSQIKSYTTSLLTPITAVLAKAGLKPNHLTFLGLFFGFAAALLICQGMAVFGAMAVLLSGLMDMLDGALARNAGKTTPFGGFLDSVFDRYVDVAIFIALGVYGADWLIVSIALSGALLVSYTRARAEHIIPKCDVGIAERGERLLIIVAGLLTNHIWHAVAIVAVLSHITAIHRVIHTYSVSKS; encoded by the coding sequence ATGTTAAGTCAGATAAAGAGCTACACGACATCACTGCTTACACCCATAACGGCGGTTCTGGCGAAAGCTGGATTGAAGCCGAATCACCTTACTTTTCTTGGTCTGTTTTTTGGTTTTGCAGCAGCATTGCTGATATGCCAGGGTATGGCAGTCTTTGGAGCAATGGCAGTTCTACTGAGCGGTCTCATGGATATGCTTGACGGCGCTCTTGCAAGAAACGCCGGGAAAACTACACCTTTTGGTGGTTTTCTCGATTCCGTCTTCGACAGGTACGTTGACGTTGCAATCTTCATTGCTCTTGGGGTTTACGGCGCTGACTGGCTCATCGTAAGCATTGCCCTTAGCGGAGCTTTGCTTGTTAGCTACACGAGAGCGAGAGCCGAGCATATAATTCCCAAGTGCGACGTTGGAATTGCCGAAAGGGGTGAGAGACTGCTCATAATCGTTGCTGGCCTGCTCACGAATCACATCTGGCATGCAGTTGCGATAGTTGCTGTTCTGTCACACATCACGGCCATACACAGGGTTATCCATACCTACAGTGTGTCGAAGTCCTGA
- a CDS encoding DMT family transporter: MKVLLLLGIALFFSLHQVSIKKGTISCDTTTGTFVSIATTAILFTALSLPSLNPLSDLQPAFVAAMIIAGVLHFLVARTAFYVCIDRVGANVAATLATTRVFFAAMLGLLLLAEHITARVVLMAGLIFAGVFALSRPGGVKDARGILLGLFTGFVAALSSVVVRTGMEISSNAVLGTAIGYISALLLFPIVAGKKIEINSIGRDYWPFILGGIFVGFGHYMRYVALSLYPVSVVESFLSTYPLFTVILSWIFIRDVEVFSLRFFIAAILIISGVEAYFLL; this comes from the coding sequence ATGAAGGTACTGCTGCTCCTCGGAATCGCCCTGTTCTTCAGCCTGCATCAGGTTTCGATAAAGAAGGGCACAATAAGCTGCGATACAACTACGGGCACGTTCGTGAGCATAGCCACAACGGCCATCCTTTTTACTGCTCTCTCCCTTCCGTCTTTGAACCCCTTGTCTGATTTACAGCCAGCTTTCGTTGCCGCCATGATCATAGCCGGAGTGCTGCACTTCCTCGTTGCAAGAACGGCCTTCTACGTCTGTATAGATAGAGTTGGTGCGAACGTTGCAGCCACTCTTGCCACAACCAGAGTTTTCTTCGCAGCGATGCTCGGCCTCCTTTTGCTTGCAGAGCACATTACTGCCAGAGTTGTTCTCATGGCAGGGTTAATTTTTGCAGGCGTGTTCGCTCTATCAAGGCCTGGCGGCGTAAAGGATGCACGTGGAATACTTCTTGGTCTCTTTACAGGATTTGTCGCCGCATTATCGTCTGTAGTCGTTAGAACCGGTATGGAGATCTCCAGCAATGCTGTTCTCGGAACGGCAATAGGTTACATCTCGGCCCTATTGCTCTTCCCGATCGTGGCAGGAAAGAAGATTGAGATAAATAGTATTGGCAGAGATTACTGGCCTTTCATTCTCGGCGGCATCTTCGTTGGATTTGGTCACTACATGAGGTATGTGGCGCTGTCGCTATATCCTGTAAGCGTGGTGGAGTCATTTCTAAGCACGTATCCTCTCTTCACAGTCATCCTATCGTGGATTTTCATTCGTGATGTGGAAGTTTTCAGTCTCAGATTTTTCATCGCAGCCATACTGATTATTTCGGGAGTTGAGGCGTACTTTTTGCTTTGA
- a CDS encoding UPF0280 family protein, translating into MSYLRFRFRHKQTIATVLVDTEDDYERAVKAMLKARKEIEEKITRDPLFFTTLDPYECHGEIVGRMCHASKLANVGPMAAVAGTIAQYAVEEVSRFSEFIVVDNGGDIAIYTDRELIVGIYPSNLGFRIEPEGKIRAVCTSSGKIGHSISFGYADAATVVGSDACIADAFATALGNMIKEDFGKNEIEEALEEFWQTARKHVDGAMVVKDDVVGVVGELPEIVKVNVSPDLITKG; encoded by the coding sequence ATGAGCTACCTGCGGTTCCGCTTCAGACACAAGCAGACTATTGCAACGGTACTCGTGGATACTGAAGATGACTATGAAAGAGCGGTAAAAGCCATGCTGAAAGCAAGAAAGGAAATAGAAGAAAAGATCACAAGAGACCCTCTCTTTTTTACAACCCTCGATCCCTATGAGTGCCACGGAGAGATAGTTGGCAGAATGTGCCACGCATCAAAACTAGCAAACGTCGGCCCAATGGCGGCGGTTGCCGGCACTATAGCACAGTATGCTGTCGAGGAGGTCTCCAGATTCTCCGAATTCATAGTGGTGGACAACGGTGGTGACATAGCTATCTACACGGACAGGGAACTCATCGTTGGAATATACCCATCAAACCTCGGCTTCAGAATAGAGCCAGAGGGTAAAATCAGGGCAGTATGCACGTCAAGCGGCAAAATCGGACATTCTATAAGCTTTGGATATGCTGATGCTGCGACTGTTGTTGGCAGCGACGCCTGCATCGCTGACGCTTTTGCAACAGCCCTTGGAAACATGATTAAAGAGGACTTTGGAAAGAATGAGATTGAAGAAGCTCTCGAGGAATTCTGGCAGACGGCAAGAAAGCACGTAGATGGCGCAATGGTGGTAAAAGACGACGTAGTAGGAGTTGTCGGAGAGTTGCCGGAGATAGTAAAGGTTAATGTTAGCCCGGATCTCATAACGAAGGGATGA
- a CDS encoding 4Fe-4S binding protein, with protein sequence MMLQLRFGSKAVKKPIISLATLETSTLLNIIKANVGPREGELIIEVDDSKAEQIVNVFTKYGVDVHIIERAVEKDEEKCIHCGACISICPVEAIELNGEKKVVINASKCIHCGNCVNVCPVKALKLP encoded by the coding sequence ATGATGCTGCAACTCAGATTTGGTTCAAAAGCCGTAAAGAAGCCGATAATATCCCTCGCAACCCTTGAAACATCAACCCTCCTGAACATAATAAAGGCAAACGTTGGGCCGAGAGAGGGCGAATTGATAATTGAGGTGGACGACTCGAAAGCCGAACAGATTGTTAACGTCTTCACAAAGTATGGCGTGGACGTGCACATAATCGAGCGTGCGGTGGAAAAGGACGAGGAGAAATGCATTCACTGCGGAGCGTGCATAAGCATATGTCCCGTCGAAGCCATAGAGTTAAACGGAGAAAAGAAGGTCGTCATAAACGCCTCAAAGTGCATTCACTGCGGTAACTGTGTAAACGTTTGTCCGGTAAAGGCGTTGAAGCTGCCATGA
- a CDS encoding homocysteine biosynthesis protein → MKTVEEINERIREGNVCVVTASEMKELVAELGAEKAAKEVDVVTTGTFGAMCSSGVFMNFGHSDPPIKMQKIWLNDVEAYTGIAAVDAYLGVTQVSEKHEEYGGAHVIEELVRGREVVLRAISKGTDCYPRKEIITEIALEDLNQAEMLNPRNAYQRYKAATNSSQQLLRTYMGTLLPNFGNVTFAGCGEISPLNNDPEYRTIGVGTRIFLCGAKGYVIGEGTQHCPPFGTLMVKGNLKEMKPEFMRAAVFPGYGVTMYVGIGIPIPILDADMARATAIRDEEIWTEIIDFGVPRRQRPVVKKVNYAELKSGKVEINGEEVRVSPLSSFYMAEKIMEELKRQIERAEFFLSPPAERISRECNFKPMRQREVKFVRSVMTPAITIEPETSVDEASRIMIQKGVNHLPVVKDGRLVGIVTSWDIAKAVATKKTGNVAEIMTRKVITALPDEPVEIAARKMEKHNISALPVVDAKQRVIGMVTSEDLSKLLVR, encoded by the coding sequence GTGAAAACGGTAGAGGAGATTAACGAAAGGATTAGAGAAGGTAATGTCTGCGTTGTTACAGCAAGCGAGATGAAAGAACTCGTTGCCGAACTTGGGGCCGAAAAAGCAGCAAAAGAAGTTGACGTTGTAACTACAGGCACGTTTGGTGCGATGTGCTCTTCTGGTGTATTCATGAACTTCGGTCATTCAGACCCTCCCATCAAGATGCAGAAAATCTGGCTCAACGATGTTGAAGCATACACTGGCATTGCAGCCGTGGATGCTTACCTCGGAGTCACCCAGGTCTCGGAAAAGCACGAGGAGTACGGTGGGGCTCATGTGATAGAGGAACTCGTCAGGGGAAGGGAGGTCGTTCTCAGGGCAATTTCGAAGGGGACGGACTGCTATCCGAGGAAGGAGATAATCACCGAAATTGCCCTCGAAGATCTGAACCAGGCCGAGATGCTCAATCCAAGGAATGCCTACCAGCGATACAAGGCAGCAACAAACTCTTCCCAGCAACTCCTGCGAACGTACATGGGTACGCTCCTGCCCAACTTTGGAAACGTCACCTTTGCGGGCTGTGGCGAAATATCTCCGCTCAACAACGATCCGGAATACAGAACAATTGGTGTGGGAACGAGGATATTCCTCTGCGGGGCTAAGGGGTACGTGATCGGCGAGGGTACACAGCACTGCCCACCCTTTGGTACACTCATGGTCAAGGGTAACCTCAAAGAGATGAAGCCGGAATTCATGAGGGCTGCGGTGTTCCCCGGCTACGGAGTCACGATGTACGTGGGCATCGGAATACCTATACCGATACTCGACGCTGACATGGCAAGGGCAACGGCAATTAGAGACGAGGAAATCTGGACGGAAATTATCGACTTCGGCGTGCCGAGAAGACAGAGGCCTGTAGTGAAGAAGGTAAACTACGCGGAGCTTAAGAGCGGGAAGGTGGAGATAAACGGGGAGGAAGTCAGGGTTTCACCTCTTTCGAGCTTCTACATGGCAGAGAAAATTATGGAAGAGCTTAAGAGACAGATAGAGAGGGCAGAGTTCTTCCTGTCTCCGCCGGCTGAAAGAATAAGCAGAGAGTGCAATTTCAAGCCAATGAGGCAAAGGGAAGTAAAATTCGTCAGGAGCGTTATGACCCCAGCAATAACCATCGAACCTGAGACGAGCGTGGATGAAGCGTCGAGAATAATGATCCAGAAAGGTGTCAACCACCTGCCGGTTGTTAAGGATGGAAGACTCGTAGGTATCGTGACTTCATGGGACATAGCAAAGGCTGTGGCAACAAAGAAGACTGGAAATGTGGCCGAAATAATGACGAGAAAAGTGATAACTGCACTGCCAGACGAGCCAGTGGAGATCGCAGCGAGAAAGATGGAGAAGCACAACATCTCTGCTTTACCCGTCGTAGATGCGAAACAGCGCGTCATTGGCATGGTTACCAGCGAAGACCTGAGCAAACTCCTGGTGAGGTGA
- a CDS encoding DUF5371 family protein yields the protein MVKIVHAQTVLPEHVLEELKKKTGESATKDAIAKAVEHYLMCPYTHEEPLEKKLEEVLKKKKK from the coding sequence ATGGTTAAGATCGTTCATGCCCAGACCGTGCTGCCTGAGCACGTGCTTGAGGAACTCAAGAAGAAGACAGGCGAGAGTGCAACCAAGGACGCGATAGCGAAGGCTGTAGAACACTACCTCATGTGTCCGTACACGCATGAAGAGCCACTGGAAAAGAAGCTTGAGGAAGTCCTGAAGAAGAAGAAAAAGTAG
- the purB gene encoding adenylosuccinate lyase, protein MIVHPIDYRYGTPQMKRIWSEESKIKRMIRVEIALLKALAKRGYLSEEEVEEVKRKALQIKPERVKEIEAEIKHDIMALVKAISEVAGSAARWVHFGATSNDIIDTATATQFRDAIKVFEVRLKKLAELLLERAEEYKDVVCLGRTHGQAALPTTYGFRFALWASEVARHYQRLQQLKERLLVGQMSGAVGTQAAFGSEGIEIEREVMTLLGLRPAIISSQIIPRDVYCEYVEFLANLAATLEKIATNIRLLQRAEVGEVMERFEKMQVGSSTMPHKRNPIDCENICGIARVVRGFVEPQHQSSILWEERDLTNSSAERIILVEASVLTDHILSKMIKVISSLTLNIENIKRNLEIHKGLNLSEAVMIALTKRGVSRQDAHEMLRRAAMKAYEHNTSLLEELAAEKEIIKYLSREELESLLRPENYLGTAKQRIEMVREYVTSIIG, encoded by the coding sequence ATGATAGTTCATCCAATTGACTACCGCTATGGAACGCCGCAGATGAAGAGGATATGGAGCGAGGAGAGCAAGATAAAGCGGATGATCAGGGTCGAAATAGCTCTTCTCAAAGCTTTGGCAAAGCGCGGCTATCTTAGTGAAGAGGAGGTCGAGGAAGTAAAGAGAAAGGCCCTCCAGATAAAGCCAGAAAGGGTCAAGGAGATCGAGGCGGAGATCAAACATGACATAATGGCCCTCGTAAAGGCAATATCTGAAGTTGCGGGTAGCGCTGCGAGATGGGTTCACTTCGGCGCGACTTCCAACGATATAATCGATACCGCTACGGCTACGCAGTTCAGGGATGCGATCAAGGTCTTCGAAGTTAGACTGAAAAAGCTCGCAGAACTTCTGCTCGAGAGAGCAGAGGAGTACAAGGATGTGGTCTGTCTCGGGAGAACTCACGGTCAGGCTGCTTTGCCAACAACTTACGGCTTCAGGTTTGCTCTCTGGGCATCGGAAGTTGCGAGACACTACCAGAGACTCCAGCAGCTCAAAGAACGGCTACTCGTTGGTCAGATGAGTGGAGCCGTTGGCACTCAAGCCGCATTTGGCAGCGAAGGCATTGAGATCGAAAGAGAGGTCATGACCCTCCTCGGTCTCAGGCCTGCAATAATTTCGAGTCAGATAATTCCGAGGGACGTGTACTGCGAGTATGTTGAATTCCTCGCAAATCTTGCGGCTACCCTCGAAAAGATTGCAACGAACATAAGACTGCTCCAGCGAGCGGAAGTTGGAGAGGTAATGGAGCGTTTCGAGAAAATGCAGGTTGGAAGTTCGACGATGCCCCACAAGCGAAACCCCATAGACTGCGAAAACATATGCGGAATTGCGAGAGTTGTAAGGGGCTTTGTCGAACCCCAGCATCAGAGTTCCATCCTCTGGGAAGAGAGAGATTTAACGAATTCCTCAGCGGAAAGAATAATTCTTGTCGAAGCATCGGTACTCACAGACCATATACTGAGCAAAATGATAAAAGTAATCTCATCCCTCACGCTGAACATTGAAAACATAAAGAGAAATCTTGAAATACATAAAGGTCTCAACCTGAGCGAGGCGGTAATGATAGCCCTCACAAAGAGAGGTGTCAGCAGACAGGATGCCCACGAAATGCTCAGGCGGGCAGCAATGAAGGCATACGAGCATAACACGTCTCTGCTGGAAGAACTCGCTGCGGAGAAAGAAATAATAAAATATTTAAGTAGGGAAGAGCTTGAAAGTTTGCTCAGGCCAGAAAACTACCTCGGAACAGCCAAGCAGAGGATCGAGATGGTCAGAGAGTACGTTACATCTATCATTGGCTGA
- a CDS encoding alpha/beta hydrolase — protein sequence MFIDVNISGNFARIYIENVVLICHGLPAEPGSVVEKSYDRLARYFSKYFNPVIFDFPGCGLSRGEFRLRRWVEDFVTIADSFSAVDIVAFSMGGVPAVYAAANLRHVRSLTLVATPCCFEAISEDVLHQIYSNAKSRGTLKGVRDFGTFIRELKEDMIEFEPLKWIENIRNVLFIHGTKDDVIPIESSERMFRLAKNPKKFLRVVGGGHKLRQEKAVIDAIIQWIVEEKKKEGVEDL from the coding sequence ATGTTCATCGATGTCAATATTTCCGGCAATTTTGCAAGAATATACATCGAGAATGTGGTCCTCATCTGTCACGGCCTACCAGCGGAACCAGGTTCTGTTGTTGAGAAAAGCTACGACAGGCTTGCAAGGTACTTTTCGAAGTACTTTAATCCAGTTATCTTCGATTTTCCCGGCTGCGGACTGAGCAGAGGTGAATTCAGGCTCAGAAGGTGGGTGGAGGATTTCGTCACAATTGCAGACAGCTTTTCTGCCGTGGATATAGTTGCATTCAGCATGGGTGGTGTGCCTGCAGTGTACGCTGCAGCGAACCTGCGCCACGTAAGGAGCCTTACCCTTGTCGCCACACCCTGCTGCTTTGAAGCCATATCCGAAGACGTGCTCCACCAGATATATTCAAACGCGAAGTCCAGGGGAACGCTGAAGGGAGTCAGAGACTTCGGGACTTTCATAAGAGAGTTAAAAGAGGACATGATCGAGTTTGAGCCATTAAAGTGGATTGAAAACATCAGAAACGTACTCTTTATTCACGGAACGAAGGACGATGTCATCCCAATCGAGAGCTCTGAGAGGATGTTCAGACTCGCAAAGAATCCGAAGAAGTTCCTGCGGGTAGTGGGAGGAGGGCACAAGCTGAGGCAGGAGAAGGCCGTGATAGATGCCATAATCCAGTGGATTGTCGAAGAAAAGAAAAAAGAGGGCGTCGAAGACCTTTAA
- a CDS encoding adenylate kinase, with the protein MNLILLGPPGSGKGTQAKLIVEKYGIPQISTGDMLREAVAKGTELGKKAKEYMDKGQLVPDEVVIGIVKERLKQPDCDKGFILDGFPRTIAQAEALDKMLEELGKKIDAVINIQVPEEEVVKRIVNRRSCRNCGAVYHLIYKPPKEEGKCDKCGGELYQRDDDKEDTVRARYQVYREQTEPLIDYYQKKGLLYNIDGTKSIDDVFKDIEAILEKIKG; encoded by the coding sequence ATGAACCTGATTTTACTTGGCCCACCCGGATCCGGAAAGGGAACGCAGGCAAAGCTTATTGTGGAGAAATACGGAATCCCGCAGATTTCCACAGGAGACATGCTGAGAGAAGCTGTAGCAAAGGGAACAGAGCTTGGCAAGAAGGCGAAGGAGTACATGGACAAGGGACAGCTCGTGCCGGACGAGGTTGTTATAGGCATCGTTAAGGAGAGACTCAAGCAGCCCGACTGTGATAAGGGCTTCATCCTCGATGGCTTCCCGAGGACGATTGCGCAGGCAGAGGCGCTGGACAAAATGCTCGAGGAACTTGGAAAGAAGATTGATGCCGTAATCAACATTCAGGTTCCCGAAGAGGAGGTTGTTAAAAGAATTGTCAACCGCAGAAGCTGCAGAAACTGTGGTGCCGTTTACCACCTCATCTACAAGCCGCCAAAAGAGGAGGGCAAATGTGACAAGTGTGGCGGCGAACTCTATCAGAGAGACGACGACAAAGAAGACACTGTAAGGGCAAGGTATCAGGTTTACAGGGAGCAGACCGAGCCACTCATTGACTACTACCAGAAGAAGGGCCTACTCTACAACATTGACGGAACGAAGAGCATAGATGATGTGTTCAAGGATATTGAGGCAATTCTCGAAAAGATTAAGGGTTAA
- a CDS encoding phosphorylase family protein translates to MSFRYRRASKLIGIIGGTNILEIEVLRDVVEKKVETAYGTAEVDVGYIDDIKVALIQRHGKKQDKPPHVINHAANFAALKELGVEYVIGMGSVGCLREEIELPALIIPDDYIDFFSGATIFNNELVHITPGFDEEIREVLIRCARGADVNVIEKGVYFQSRGPRLETRAEIRVIKNWADCVGMTAAAEATIAKELGLKYAVICTMDNYAHGIKSEVVDYEEIRRRAKENAGLCLKVIEEAVRVIWNEYIDKGR, encoded by the coding sequence GTGAGCTTCAGGTACCGGAGGGCCAGCAAGTTGATAGGAATAATTGGCGGGACGAACATTCTGGAAATAGAGGTTTTGCGCGATGTTGTTGAGAAGAAAGTTGAAACTGCTTACGGCACGGCGGAGGTTGATGTGGGCTACATAGATGATATAAAAGTTGCACTGATACAGAGACACGGAAAGAAGCAGGACAAACCTCCGCACGTTATAAATCACGCAGCAAACTTCGCAGCATTGAAGGAACTTGGAGTTGAGTATGTTATTGGGATGGGCTCTGTTGGATGTCTGAGAGAGGAAATAGAGCTACCGGCCTTAATTATTCCCGACGACTACATTGACTTCTTCAGCGGCGCTACGATATTCAACAACGAACTCGTCCACATAACGCCCGGTTTTGACGAAGAAATCAGAGAAGTGCTCATCAGGTGCGCAAGAGGTGCTGACGTAAACGTCATTGAGAAAGGTGTTTACTTCCAGAGCAGAGGACCGAGGCTGGAAACCAGAGCCGAAATCAGGGTTATCAAGAACTGGGCAGACTGTGTTGGAATGACCGCGGCAGCAGAAGCGACCATTGCAAAAGAACTTGGCCTGAAATACGCTGTGATCTGCACGATGGACAACTACGCCCACGGAATCAAGAGCGAGGTCGTGGACTACGAAGAGATAAGAAGAAGGGCTAAGGAGAATGCAGGCCTGTGTTTGAAGGTTATCGAAGAGGCTGTTAGGGTGATTTGGAATGAGTATATTGATAAAGGACGTTAA
- a CDS encoding amidohydrolase, which produces MSILIKDVKIVDARKAVEGDIYIEENRIAEVGEVKGKKDDIVIDGKGKAVIPGLVNTHTHAAMVLFRSYADDMPLMEWLEKKIWPLEAKLKPDDIYHGTKLACLEMIKSGTTAFNDMYFEVESIAKAVEEMGMRACISSAFFDFFDKQRLEESLKKVEDDLKKLRKFKNVIPAVGPHAPYTVSLDGLKASMELAEKYDALVHFHLAETKGEIEEFKKKYGKGIVEALNEIGFLNERLIAAHCVWLSEEEIRLMAEKNVNVSHCPASNMKLCVGSALNYSAMKKYSLNVTLGTDSAASNNNLDMFEEMKFATLLQKYHYSAPTLMNAAEIFEIATLNGAKALGIKAGLIESGYLADLVMIDLKKPYFTPGHNLIADIVYSAKGDCVDTVIIDGKVVMEGGKVEGEEKIMEEAREAALDLISR; this is translated from the coding sequence ATGAGTATATTGATAAAGGACGTTAAGATAGTTGACGCCCGCAAGGCTGTTGAGGGAGACATCTACATCGAGGAAAATAGAATTGCAGAGGTTGGCGAAGTAAAAGGCAAAAAGGACGATATCGTTATCGACGGAAAAGGTAAGGCAGTAATCCCCGGGCTTGTTAACACTCACACCCACGCAGCAATGGTTCTGTTCAGAAGCTACGCTGACGACATGCCCCTGATGGAGTGGCTGGAGAAAAAGATATGGCCGCTCGAAGCGAAACTGAAGCCCGATGATATCTACCACGGAACGAAGCTCGCGTGCCTGGAGATGATAAAGTCCGGAACTACTGCTTTTAACGACATGTATTTCGAAGTCGAATCCATCGCTAAGGCCGTAGAAGAGATGGGGATGAGAGCCTGCATCTCTTCGGCCTTCTTCGACTTCTTCGACAAGCAGAGGCTTGAAGAGAGCCTGAAAAAAGTGGAGGATGACCTGAAGAAACTCAGGAAGTTCAAAAACGTTATCCCAGCAGTGGGCCCTCACGCACCCTACACGGTCAGTCTTGACGGGTTGAAAGCATCTATGGAACTCGCCGAGAAATACGATGCACTCGTCCACTTTCATTTAGCGGAGACGAAGGGGGAAATTGAAGAATTCAAAAAGAAGTACGGAAAAGGGATCGTTGAAGCTCTAAACGAGATAGGATTTTTAAACGAGAGGCTAATCGCCGCTCACTGCGTATGGCTGAGCGAGGAAGAGATAAGGCTGATGGCCGAAAAGAATGTGAACGTTAGCCATTGCCCTGCAAGCAACATGAAACTCTGTGTTGGAAGTGCGTTGAACTATTCGGCGATGAAGAAATACAGTCTGAACGTCACGCTTGGCACCGACAGCGCTGCGAGCAACAACAACTTGGATATGTTCGAGGAAATGAAGTTTGCTACGCTGCTTCAGAAGTACCATTATAGCGCTCCGACGCTCATGAACGCAGCCGAAATTTTCGAAATCGCAACGCTTAACGGGGCGAAGGCACTGGGGATTAAAGCGGGACTGATAGAATCCGGTTATTTGGCAGACCTGGTGATGATAGATCTGAAGAAGCCCTACTTCACGCCGGGACACAATCTGATAGCTGACATTGTTTATTCAGCAAAAGGGGACTGCGTTGATACGGTAATAATAGACGGGAAGGTCGTCATGGAGGGCGGAAAGGTTGAAGGCGAGGAAAAGATAATGGAGGAAGCAAGGGAGGCTGCACTCGATCTTATCAGCAGATAG
- a CDS encoding phosphoribosyltransferase: MKCIVTNWDYMDSLCRRVAEEIREDGFSPDVIVALAKGGWFAGNILCDLLGIPELVSVRVEHYAGIEEKKLSVNAAALSELEGRRVLIVDDVANTGQSISVAKDYAEKNGAAEIKTAVLQLIYTSSFTPDYFGEYVVEDAWIVFPWNFYEDMIDIIGKLMSERDTDWSEWDIKWGLYMKHGIEPTSLEIAQPGKLRDVLSEMVRRGIAMQVEKGGKLFWRLKK; encoded by the coding sequence ATGAAGTGCATAGTAACGAACTGGGATTACATGGACTCGCTGTGCAGGAGGGTGGCTGAGGAGATAAGGGAAGATGGTTTTTCCCCTGACGTCATCGTCGCCCTTGCCAAGGGTGGCTGGTTTGCAGGAAACATCCTGTGCGACCTCCTCGGTATCCCTGAGCTCGTCAGTGTTAGAGTGGAGCACTATGCTGGCATTGAGGAAAAGAAGCTCAGTGTTAACGCAGCAGCACTTTCGGAGCTTGAGGGAAGGAGGGTACTGATAGTTGACGACGTTGCGAACACGGGGCAGAGCATAAGCGTAGCAAAGGATTACGCCGAGAAAAATGGTGCTGCAGAGATAAAAACCGCGGTACTGCAGCTAATCTATACTTCCTCCTTCACCCCGGACTACTTCGGCGAGTATGTTGTCGAGGACGCGTGGATTGTCTTCCCGTGGAACTTCTACGAGGATATGATAGATATAATTGGAAAGCTCATGAGTGAACGCGACACGGACTGGAGCGAGTGGGACATCAAGTGGGGGCTGTATATGAAGCACGGAATAGAGCCGACGAGTCTTGAAATCGCCCAGCCCGGAAAGCTTCGAGACGTTCTGTCTGAAATGGTTAGAAGAGGCATAGCCATGCAAGTCGAGAAAGGAGGAAAGCTGTTCTGGAGACTGAAAAAATAA